The stretch of DNA aaaaaaaaaaaaaaaaaaaaaaaaaaaaaagattcctTGAAATGCAAAAGAACttttaatattcaaaacaaAATCCTGAATTTATGCAAGCAATAGGAAACTGAAACAAAGTCGATAAACAAAGAAAATCAACCACAAATACCTACCCAGAATAATCAAGAACGATTCTTGAAATCATCATTTTCCTTCTCGACCCTTTATACAACTCCTCCAAAGTACACGGCAACATATGCTCCATCGCCTCCGCTTTCCTCAGCCGCCCTCCGCCGCCGCCACTACTCTTCCCTTTCCCACTATCCAAGCCACCAAAAAACTCCGCAAAAATATCCTCCGGATCCCTCTGGCTAAATTTAAACCCCCTCCCTCGTCCACCACCGGTAAAATCATTCTCTTTTGAATTCGGCGGCGCATACAGACCAGACTTAAGCCCCTCTTCCCCGTACGAATCATAGATCTGCCTCTTCTGAGTATCACTCAACACATCATACGCCTCACTTATCTGCTTGAATTTCTCCTCTGCTTCCCTAGTGTTCACGGCATTCTTATCCGGGTGCCATTTCATCGCCAACCTCTTGTAAGACTTCTTCAAATCCTCTTCAGTCGCATTTCTCGAAACTTTCAGTATGTTGTAGTAATCGACACCCATTTTAACTAGAAAAGATTGCTCTTTTACCCTTAATCATCCACAATCAACCTCACAAATATGGTGGAATGAAGCTCTCCAGAAGATTCCAGAAAGTTGTGGAGGAAAGACTGGAAATGGGCCGCGCGATTTCCAGCTGATACACGGCCGTCGGCGCCGGGAAGCTCGGGTGCGCAGTGTAGCGGAGTGGAGAATGTCGTGCTAAGTTGCACGTTGGTGTCGATGTTTTAAAGGAGGTTGTTAAAGTGACGGGCGTTGGATTTCTCGGATACGGGGGCGTTAAGTCTTAAGGCCGTGTTTGGAAT from Primulina huaijiensis isolate GDHJ02 unplaced genomic scaffold, ASM1229523v2 scaffold43241, whole genome shotgun sequence encodes:
- the LOC140969980 gene encoding uncharacterized protein, yielding MGVDYYNILKVSRNATEEDLKKSYKRLAMKWHPDKNAVNTREAEEKFKQISEAYDVLSDTQKRQIYDSYGEEGLKSGLYAPPNSKENDFTGGGRGRGFKFSQRDPEDIFAEFFGGLDSGKGKSSGGGGGRLRKAEAMEHMLPCTLEELYKGSRRKMMISRIVLDYSG